The Pirellulales bacterium genome contains a region encoding:
- a CDS encoding glutamate synthase subunit beta, translating into MGDVKGFMKFKRKVSGKAPVAERLRHYNEFLTILPVEELRTQGARCMDCGVPFCHTGCPLGNIIPDWNDLVFRDNWREASERLHATNNFPEFTGRVCPAPCETACVLGINEDPVAIKQIECSIADRAFDEGWVTPEPPLERTGKRVAIVGSGPAGLAAAQQLNRAGHSVTVFERADRPGGLLMYGIPDFKLEKWRVWRRIDQLTAEGVVFECGANIGGNVPTQKLVDEFDAILLCGGATAPRDLKIPGRELAGIHFAMDFLPQQNKVNQGDEVPGQISAAGKDVIVIGGGDTGSDCDGTSNRHGCKSLTQFELMPPPPDVGSYPRASQRPVNTPWPYWPAIMRTSTSHEEGCQREFSISTKEFIGDGQGNVTALRTVQLEWYTDENGRQQCKEVPGTEKTWPTQLVLLAMGFVGPEKTGPIADLGLELDPRGNVKTNAEFQSSREGVFAAGDLRRGQSLVVWAIHEGREAARAVDKYLMGVSHLPSVNAGDYAWR; encoded by the coding sequence ATGGGCGACGTCAAAGGCTTTATGAAGTTCAAGCGCAAGGTCAGCGGCAAAGCGCCGGTGGCCGAGCGGTTGCGCCATTACAACGAATTTTTGACCATCTTGCCGGTGGAAGAACTCCGCACGCAGGGTGCCCGCTGCATGGACTGCGGTGTGCCGTTTTGTCATACCGGCTGCCCGCTGGGAAATATCATTCCCGACTGGAACGATCTGGTCTTTCGCGATAACTGGCGGGAGGCCAGCGAACGCCTGCACGCGACGAACAACTTTCCCGAATTTACGGGGCGCGTCTGTCCCGCTCCGTGCGAAACAGCCTGCGTGCTGGGTATCAACGAAGACCCCGTCGCCATTAAGCAGATTGAATGTTCCATCGCCGACCGCGCCTTTGACGAAGGTTGGGTTACACCGGAGCCTCCGCTGGAGCGAACCGGCAAACGGGTGGCGATTGTCGGCTCCGGCCCCGCGGGATTGGCCGCCGCGCAGCAACTCAACCGTGCGGGACATAGCGTGACGGTGTTTGAGCGCGCCGACCGGCCGGGGGGACTGCTCATGTATGGCATTCCCGATTTCAAATTGGAAAAATGGCGCGTGTGGCGCAGAATCGACCAACTGACCGCCGAAGGGGTGGTCTTTGAGTGCGGGGCAAATATCGGGGGGAATGTCCCCACACAAAAACTGGTCGACGAGTTTGACGCTATCTTGTTGTGCGGCGGCGCGACCGCCCCGCGCGACCTCAAGATTCCCGGCCGCGAGCTGGCGGGCATCCATTTTGCCATGGACTTTTTGCCGCAGCAAAACAAAGTCAACCAGGGGGACGAGGTGCCCGGCCAAATTTCCGCCGCCGGCAAGGATGTGATCGTGATTGGCGGTGGCGATACCGGCAGCGACTGCGACGGCACCAGCAATCGCCACGGCTGCAAAAGCCTGACCCAGTTTGAACTGATGCCCCCGCCGCCGGATGTCGGCAGCTACCCCCGCGCCAGCCAGCGCCCCGTCAATACCCCCTGGCCCTATTGGCCCGCGATTATGCGCACCAGCACCAGCCATGAAGAAGGATGCCAGCGGGAATTCAGCATTTCGACCAAGGAATTTATCGGCGATGGCCAGGGAAATGTGACCGCGCTCAGAACCGTGCAATTGGAATGGTATACCGACGAAAACGGCCGCCAACAATGCAAGGAAGTCCCCGGCACCGAGAAAACCTGGCCCACGCAGCTCGTGCTATTGGCGATGGGCTTTGTCGGCCCGGAAAAGACCGGCCCGATCGCGGATTTGGGGTTGGAGCTGGATCCCCGCGGCAATGTCAAAACTAACGCCGAGTTTCAATCCAGCCGTGAGGGGGTGTTTGCCGCCGGGGATCTACGGCGGGGTCAATCCCTGGTCGTCTGGGCGATTCACGAAGGGCGCGAAGCCGCCCGCGCCGTGGACAAATACCTGATGGGCGTCAGCCATTTGCCCAGTGTCAACGCGGGGGACTACGCGTGGCGGTAA
- a CDS encoding PQQ-binding-like beta-propeller repeat protein, with translation MPCCLHSRLFLAIAVLLSFSLCAGTASAQPKAAAPTTPATQKAPAAKSAATPNVPAKSIPAQGIPATKLVPATKIAPAKGQFSAQYQVQPGDWNQWGGSPGRNNAPEASNLPTEWEITMDPSTGKFVPEKSKNIKWAVPLGSQTYGNTVVANGQVYVGTNNGAAYLKRYPATVDLGVLLCFDEATGKFLWQDSSEKLPTGRVHDWPLMGICCSPLIDGERLWYVTSRGEVKCLDTRGFHDDENDGSVKDEKFTAKDEADVIWNFNMMKQLGISQHNMCSCSVTIAGDYLFVLTGNGVDEGHTNLPAPKATSFLVLNKNNGQVIWADNTPGENVLHGQWSSPAFAEIGGIPQLVFGAGDGWVYSFDARGENGKAKLLWKFDCNPKTAKYTLQGADRNHIIGTPVIYDGLVYVAVGEDPEHGEGQGHLWCIDPLKKTDGSDVSPELVFNTADPQTPIPHKRNQACEKEKGDFTRANPNSAALWEYASHDANNDGKLDFEEKMHRTIGTVAISGDLLFVVDFSGLVHCLDRQTGVPHWTHDMLAVSWGSPLIADGKMYCGDEDGDITIFTVGKEKDVLGEINMGSAVYSTPIVANGVLYISSKNYLFAIAEPK, from the coding sequence ATGCCTTGTTGTTTGCATTCCCGACTGTTTTTGGCTATTGCGGTTTTGCTTAGCTTCAGCTTATGCGCCGGAACTGCCAGTGCCCAACCCAAAGCCGCGGCCCCCACGACCCCAGCAACTCAGAAAGCCCCAGCCGCCAAGAGTGCTGCCACCCCGAATGTCCCCGCCAAGAGTATCCCCGCCCAGGGTATCCCCGCCACAAAACTGGTTCCCGCCACCAAAATTGCCCCCGCGAAAGGACAATTTTCGGCGCAATACCAAGTTCAACCCGGCGATTGGAATCAATGGGGGGGAAGTCCCGGCCGCAATAACGCCCCGGAGGCGAGCAACCTCCCCACGGAATGGGAAATCACGATGGATCCCTCCACCGGCAAATTTGTTCCGGAAAAATCCAAAAACATCAAATGGGCCGTGCCGCTGGGTTCCCAGACTTATGGGAATACCGTGGTCGCCAACGGCCAAGTGTATGTCGGCACCAACAACGGCGCGGCTTATCTCAAGCGCTATCCCGCGACGGTGGACCTGGGCGTGTTGCTTTGCTTTGACGAAGCTACCGGCAAATTCCTGTGGCAGGACTCCAGCGAAAAACTTCCCACAGGCCGCGTGCACGATTGGCCGTTGATGGGGATTTGCTGCTCGCCACTTATCGATGGCGAACGCTTGTGGTATGTCACCAGCCGGGGAGAGGTCAAATGCCTGGACACCCGCGGCTTTCACGATGACGAAAACGACGGCTCCGTCAAAGACGAAAAGTTTACCGCCAAGGACGAGGCGGATGTCATCTGGAACTTTAACATGATGAAGCAGTTGGGCATCTCACAGCATAATATGTGCTCGTGCTCGGTCACGATCGCCGGGGACTATCTGTTTGTGCTGACAGGTAATGGCGTGGACGAGGGGCACACGAATTTGCCCGCGCCCAAGGCGACCTCGTTTCTGGTGCTTAATAAAAACAATGGCCAGGTCATTTGGGCGGATAACACTCCGGGCGAAAACGTCCTGCATGGGCAGTGGTCGTCTCCCGCCTTTGCCGAGATCGGGGGCATTCCCCAACTGGTGTTTGGGGCCGGCGACGGCTGGGTGTATAGCTTTGACGCCCGCGGGGAAAACGGCAAAGCCAAACTCTTGTGGAAATTTGACTGCAACCCCAAGACTGCCAAGTACACTCTGCAGGGGGCGGATCGCAACCATATTATCGGCACGCCGGTCATCTATGACGGGCTGGTCTATGTGGCGGTCGGGGAAGACCCCGAACATGGCGAGGGGCAAGGCCACCTGTGGTGCATTGATCCCTTAAAAAAGACGGATGGGTCGGACGTCAGCCCGGAGTTGGTGTTTAACACCGCCGATCCGCAGACCCCGATTCCGCACAAGCGCAACCAGGCATGCGAGAAGGAAAAAGGGGATTTCACCCGCGCTAATCCCAACTCTGCGGCGCTTTGGGAATATGCTAGCCATGACGCCAATAATGACGGCAAGCTGGACTTCGAGGAAAAGATGCACCGCACAATCGGCACCGTGGCGATCAGCGGCGATTTGCTGTTTGTGGTGGACTTTAGCGGGTTAGTGCATTGCCTGGACCGTCAGACCGGCGTCCCCCACTGGACGCACGATATGCTGGCGGTTTCTTGGGGTAGCCCGCTGATCGCCGATGGCAAAATGTACTGCGGCGACGAAGATGGCGATATCACCATCTTTACCGTCGGCAAGGAAAAAGACGTGCTGGGCGAGATCAACATGGGCTCGGCCGTGTATAGCACGCCCATTGTGGCCAACGGCGTGCTGTATATCTCCAGCAAGAATTACCTCTTTGCCATTGCGGAGCCAAAGTAA
- a CDS encoding PQQ-binding-like beta-propeller repeat protein, with protein MPILRACLSFLLVLSGLSPLFAQVTAKNLGVAASAPQGKAAPAPLSVAAVNASVSSPADWPNWRGPDQDGVSRSSSNLVSTVDLRSGKNVAWKNEEAGGISTPIIYKGKLYTIVRDARETNREMEKVICLDAATGNKIWEAKHNVYLSDVPAERVGWSCCVADPQTNTIFAQGVNGYFACLDADTGKVVWDRSLHEEFGALSTYGGRTNVPVVFDDMVIASAVVIGWGEMARPAHRFLGMDKHTGEVRWFNGTKELPEDTTYSTPVIKVIDGQAQMIFGSSDGSVWSFQPRTGVPLWNYKLSRRGISVSPLVVGDTVYIAQGEENMDNTTIGCVAAINAKGAKGDITDKKEHLLWMQKSVMCGKSSPVIHNDRLYCVDDSSNLFILDAKTGQTITKRPIKLVGALTRASPLVADDKIYMPTTSGLHILQPTAEGAKFLLKARLDPVDEVSGSMIASENRVYLPTNHALYCFADGDPAASASPPPITSSPEPPVSGSDTPSHVQVVPCEVLMQPGEAQKFSVRLFNARGQLLGEQSATFTLAGPGEITPEGNFTADKSAAHVATVLTAKVGNLTGTARIRVVPPLPWKFDFNSIPLAEVTNPVTKAKSIEGEPVITWVGVRHRHKIREIDGEKVMVKVTTIPRGTRSQGWLGPWNMTNYTIQADLRGQAVKAIAETDQGKQEIIKLPDMGLINMRYTLDMMGDSQKLQLRSWTSQIKTRFSKDLPFAWEGGKWYTMKFSAHAEDGKAILRGKVWERGQPEPQEWQIEAVDETPNVVGSPGLFGNASVAEIYIDNLQVYPNPPTTVSQN; from the coding sequence ATGCCAATTCTTCGCGCCTGCTTAAGCTTTCTGCTGGTTTTATCTGGACTAAGTCCCTTATTTGCCCAAGTGACCGCAAAAAATCTTGGTGTAGCGGCTTCCGCGCCACAGGGCAAGGCCGCCCCCGCCCCCCTTAGCGTTGCGGCTGTCAACGCGTCGGTTTCGTCTCCCGCCGACTGGCCGAATTGGCGTGGCCCCGATCAAGATGGCGTTTCTCGTTCCTCATCGAACTTGGTTAGTACGGTTGATTTGCGTTCGGGCAAGAATGTCGCCTGGAAGAACGAAGAGGCGGGGGGCATCTCCACGCCGATTATCTACAAAGGAAAGCTGTACACCATTGTCCGCGACGCCCGCGAGACGAACCGCGAAATGGAAAAAGTGATTTGCCTGGACGCGGCGACCGGGAACAAAATTTGGGAAGCCAAGCATAACGTGTATCTGTCGGACGTGCCCGCGGAGCGCGTCGGTTGGTCCTGCTGTGTGGCCGATCCGCAGACCAACACCATCTTTGCCCAGGGGGTCAATGGCTACTTTGCCTGCCTGGACGCCGACACGGGCAAGGTTGTGTGGGATCGCTCCCTGCACGAGGAATTCGGCGCGCTGAGCACGTATGGCGGGCGGACCAACGTGCCGGTGGTCTTTGACGATATGGTCATCGCCAGCGCGGTGGTGATCGGCTGGGGAGAGATGGCCCGCCCTGCGCACCGCTTTCTCGGTATGGACAAGCACACGGGCGAAGTCCGCTGGTTTAACGGGACGAAGGAACTTCCCGAGGACACGACCTATAGCACGCCCGTGATCAAGGTGATCGACGGCCAGGCGCAAATGATTTTTGGCAGTAGCGACGGCAGCGTCTGGAGCTTTCAGCCCCGGACGGGCGTCCCCCTGTGGAATTACAAGCTTTCCCGCCGCGGCATTAGCGTCTCTCCCTTGGTCGTGGGGGATACGGTGTACATCGCCCAAGGGGAAGAAAACATGGACAACACGACCATTGGTTGCGTGGCCGCCATCAATGCCAAAGGGGCAAAGGGAGACATCACTGATAAAAAAGAGCATCTGTTGTGGATGCAAAAGTCCGTCATGTGCGGCAAAAGCTCGCCGGTGATCCATAACGACCGGCTGTACTGCGTGGATGACTCTTCCAATTTGTTTATTCTGGATGCCAAAACCGGGCAAACCATCACCAAACGCCCGATCAAGCTAGTCGGAGCACTCACCCGCGCCAGTCCCCTAGTTGCGGATGATAAAATATACATGCCGACGACGAGCGGGCTGCACATTTTGCAGCCGACGGCGGAAGGGGCCAAATTCTTGCTAAAAGCGCGGCTCGACCCCGTCGACGAGGTGAGTGGCTCGATGATCGCCAGCGAAAATCGGGTTTATTTGCCGACCAATCACGCGCTGTATTGCTTTGCGGATGGGGACCCCGCGGCAAGCGCGTCCCCGCCCCCCATCACTTCCTCCCCCGAACCCCCAGTTAGCGGCTCCGACACGCCTTCACATGTGCAGGTCGTCCCCTGCGAGGTCCTGATGCAGCCGGGCGAAGCCCAAAAATTCAGCGTGCGGCTGTTTAATGCCCGCGGTCAACTGCTGGGCGAACAGTCCGCCACATTCACGCTGGCCGGACCGGGAGAGATCACCCCGGAGGGGAACTTTACCGCGGACAAATCCGCGGCGCATGTGGCGACAGTTCTCACGGCCAAAGTGGGGAATTTGACCGGCACCGCGCGGATTCGCGTGGTCCCGCCGCTGCCTTGGAAATTTGATTTTAATAGCATTCCCCTGGCCGAGGTAACCAATCCCGTCACCAAGGCCAAATCCATCGAGGGGGAACCGGTTATTACCTGGGTCGGCGTGCGGCACCGCCACAAAATTCGCGAAATCGATGGTGAAAAAGTCATGGTCAAGGTCACCACCATTCCTCGCGGCACTCGCAGCCAAGGGTGGCTGGGTCCATGGAACATGACCAACTACACGATTCAGGCCGACCTACGCGGCCAGGCGGTCAAGGCCATCGCCGAAACCGACCAAGGTAAGCAAGAGATCATCAAACTTCCCGATATGGGACTGATCAACATGCGTTACACGTTGGACATGATGGGGGATAGCCAAAAGCTGCAACTGCGCAGTTGGACTAGCCAGATCAAGACCCGCTTTAGCAAGGATTTGCCGTTTGCCTGGGAAGGTGGAAAGTGGTACACGATGAAATTTAGCGCCCATGCCGAAGATGGCAAAGCGATCCTGCGGGGCAAAGTATGGGAACGGGGCCAGCCCGAACCCCAGGAATGGCAAATTGAGGCCGTCGATGAAACGCCCAACGTGGTCGGCTCGCCGGGCCTGTTTGGCAATGCCAGTGTGGCGGAAATTTACATTGATAACTTGCAGGTGTACCCCAATCCACCGACGACCGTCAGCCAAAATTAG